A single genomic interval of Trichosurus vulpecula isolate mTriVul1 chromosome 6, mTriVul1.pri, whole genome shotgun sequence harbors:
- the LSP1 gene encoding lymphocyte-specific protein 1 isoform X2: MNGGGGSSGALLRRHSSKQGLQNLLRLTTQWSVEDEEEAARERRRRERERQLRSQSEDGLGGTSSCPEMEPEQPEQEKLLALKPTELEEDEGFSDWSQKMEQKKQRWGPDGSLDGGETPREESPEYEDRTEGSSHRSCEEEEEEEEEEEDPHLSQTKASLSQLCMDPVPRAEEAKDMRDLPEEEGLLPVQAETEDRKVSLRMADVEEMERQPKAPSPSGLEATEEQDLPPLSPTTKLIDRTESLNRSIKKSNSVKKSQPALPVSKIDDKLEQYTQAIETACKTPKLTRQPSVEMPTMTVANSKNLWETGELLAQSSAKTPPCKDIVAGDMSKRSFWEHKGSSKTSSTIKSTPAGKRYKFVATGHGKYEKVLIDESP; this comes from the exons acTCACCACCCAGTGGAGCgtggaggatgaagaggaggcaGCCAGAGAGCGCCGCAGGAGGGAGCGAGAGAGACAGCTCCGGTCCCAGAGTGAGGATGGACTCGGCGGGACCAGCTCCTGCCCTGAGATGGAGCCTGAGCAGCCGGAGCAGGAGAAGCT CCTTGCTCTGAAGCCCACAGAGCTGGAAGAAGATGAAGGCTTCAGCGACTGGTCTCAGAAGATGGAGCAGAAAAAGCAGAGATGGGGTCCAGATGGGAGCCTGGATGGTGGAGAGACCCCTCGGGAAGAAAGCCCAGAGTATGAGGACAGAACTGAGGG GTCCTCACACCGCTcctgtgaggaggaggaggaggaggaggaggaggaggaggaccctCACCTGAGCCAAACCAAAGCCAGCCTGAGCCAGCTCTGTATGGATCCGGTGCCCAGGGCTGAGGAGGCCAAGGACATGAGAGACCTCCCAGAGGAGGAGGGTCTTCTGCCGGTGCAGGCAGAGACTGAG GACAGAAAGGTATCACTGAGGATGGCTGATGTGGAGGAGATGGAGAGGCAGCCCAAGGCCCCCAGCCCCTcaggcctggaggccacagaggAACAGGACCTGCCACCCCTCAGTCCCACCACCAAG CTCATTGACAGGACTGAGTCCCTGAATCGATCCATAAAGAAGAG CAACAGTGTGAAGAAGTCACAGCCTGCCCTGCCTGTGTCCAAGATTGATGACAAGCTGGAACAGTACACTCAGGCCATTGAG ACAGCTTGCAAGACCCCAAAGCTGACCCGACAGCCCTCTGTTGAGATGCCCACCATGACCGTAGCCAACTCCAAGAACCTGTGGGAGACCGGGGAGCTTTTGGCTCAGTCCTCAGCCAAGACCCCCCCATGCAAG gATATCGTGGCCGGAGACATGAGCAAGAGGAGTTTCTGGGAGCACAAGGGAAGCAGCAAGACTTCATCCACCATCAAG AGCACACCCGCTGGAAAGCGGTATAAGTTTGTGGCCACCGGGCATGGCAAGTATGAGAAGGTGTTGATAGATGAATCTCCGTAA
- the LSP1 gene encoding lymphocyte-specific protein 1 isoform X1, producing MAEAEMRQDSTEGVPEEEQQLLVETAGLTTQWSVEDEEEAARERRRRERERQLRSQSEDGLGGTSSCPEMEPEQPEQEKLLALKPTELEEDEGFSDWSQKMEQKKQRWGPDGSLDGGETPREESPEYEDRTEGSSHRSCEEEEEEEEEEEDPHLSQTKASLSQLCMDPVPRAEEAKDMRDLPEEEGLLPVQAETEDRKVSLRMADVEEMERQPKAPSPSGLEATEEQDLPPLSPTTKLIDRTESLNRSIKKSNSVKKSQPALPVSKIDDKLEQYTQAIETACKTPKLTRQPSVEMPTMTVANSKNLWETGELLAQSSAKTPPCKDIVAGDMSKRSFWEHKGSSKTSSTIKSTPAGKRYKFVATGHGKYEKVLIDESP from the exons acTCACCACCCAGTGGAGCgtggaggatgaagaggaggcaGCCAGAGAGCGCCGCAGGAGGGAGCGAGAGAGACAGCTCCGGTCCCAGAGTGAGGATGGACTCGGCGGGACCAGCTCCTGCCCTGAGATGGAGCCTGAGCAGCCGGAGCAGGAGAAGCT CCTTGCTCTGAAGCCCACAGAGCTGGAAGAAGATGAAGGCTTCAGCGACTGGTCTCAGAAGATGGAGCAGAAAAAGCAGAGATGGGGTCCAGATGGGAGCCTGGATGGTGGAGAGACCCCTCGGGAAGAAAGCCCAGAGTATGAGGACAGAACTGAGGG GTCCTCACACCGCTcctgtgaggaggaggaggaggaggaggaggaggaggaggaccctCACCTGAGCCAAACCAAAGCCAGCCTGAGCCAGCTCTGTATGGATCCGGTGCCCAGGGCTGAGGAGGCCAAGGACATGAGAGACCTCCCAGAGGAGGAGGGTCTTCTGCCGGTGCAGGCAGAGACTGAG GACAGAAAGGTATCACTGAGGATGGCTGATGTGGAGGAGATGGAGAGGCAGCCCAAGGCCCCCAGCCCCTcaggcctggaggccacagaggAACAGGACCTGCCACCCCTCAGTCCCACCACCAAG CTCATTGACAGGACTGAGTCCCTGAATCGATCCATAAAGAAGAG CAACAGTGTGAAGAAGTCACAGCCTGCCCTGCCTGTGTCCAAGATTGATGACAAGCTGGAACAGTACACTCAGGCCATTGAG ACAGCTTGCAAGACCCCAAAGCTGACCCGACAGCCCTCTGTTGAGATGCCCACCATGACCGTAGCCAACTCCAAGAACCTGTGGGAGACCGGGGAGCTTTTGGCTCAGTCCTCAGCCAAGACCCCCCCATGCAAG gATATCGTGGCCGGAGACATGAGCAAGAGGAGTTTCTGGGAGCACAAGGGAAGCAGCAAGACTTCATCCACCATCAAG AGCACACCCGCTGGAAAGCGGTATAAGTTTGTGGCCACCGGGCATGGCAAGTATGAGAAGGTGTTGATAGATGAATCTCCGTAA